In a single window of the Halobaculum lipolyticum genome:
- a CDS encoding cytochrome C oxidase subunit IV family protein, translating into MTSTRLYTAIYVVLFVLATAQVLIEQAGFLDEVYWTAFAAIMALSAVKALFVVGYYQHLKFEPRAVALVVFAGLLGALALTAAAAYSIL; encoded by the coding sequence ATGACATCCACCAGACTGTACACGGCGATCTACGTGGTCCTGTTCGTCCTCGCGACGGCGCAGGTGCTGATCGAGCAGGCGGGCTTCCTCGACGAGGTGTACTGGACGGCGTTCGCGGCGATCATGGCGCTGTCGGCGGTGAAGGCGCTGTTCGTCGTCGGCTACTACCAACACCTCAAGTTCGAGCCGCGGGCGGTCGCGCTCGTCGTGTTCGCGGGGCTGCTCGGCGCGCTCGCGCTCACGGCGGCGGCCGCCTACTCGATCCTCTGA
- a CDS encoding Lrp/AsnC family transcriptional regulator: MELDDTDRAILRILQEDARTPFSEVARRIDMSSATVHERVSRLEEAGVLRGYRAEVDPKALGYGVSAFVGLRVRQGHEEEALETLRAVEGVREIHLTTGEYDVMLRVYAESTDDLRELMFGRIATMEGFDRSQTMVILGTDYEESGVPI, encoded by the coding sequence ATGGAACTCGACGACACCGACCGGGCGATCCTCCGGATCCTCCAGGAGGACGCGCGGACGCCGTTCAGCGAGGTCGCGCGACGGATCGACATGTCCAGCGCGACCGTCCACGAGCGGGTCTCGCGGCTGGAGGAGGCGGGCGTCCTGCGGGGGTATCGCGCGGAGGTCGACCCCAAGGCGCTCGGGTACGGCGTGTCGGCGTTCGTCGGGCTACGGGTCCGACAGGGCCACGAGGAGGAGGCGTTGGAGACGCTCCGGGCGGTCGAGGGCGTCCGGGAGATCCACCTGACGACCGGCGAGTACGACGTGATGCTCCGGGTGTACGCGGAGTCGACGGACGACCTCCGGGAGCTGATGTTCGGCCGGATCGCGACGATGGAGGGGTTCGACCGCTCGCAGACGATGGTGATCCTCGGCACCGACTACGAGGAGTCGGGCGTCCCGATCTGA
- a CDS encoding DUF309 domain-containing protein, with product MDDHTRDPSVAPPLGNPTGWRREERVWEHATLRRATEHGVRLFNAGDYHASHDCFEDEWYNYGGGSTESAFLHGMVQVAAGAYKHVDFEDDGGMRSLFETALQYLHGVPADFYGVEVEDVRATLRRALDDPSALHGWRIELDGQRATAYAADYEYAESLEH from the coding sequence ATGGACGACCACACGCGCGACCCGAGCGTCGCCCCGCCCCTCGGGAACCCGACGGGGTGGCGCCGCGAGGAGCGCGTCTGGGAGCACGCCACCCTCCGCCGGGCGACCGAACACGGCGTCCGCCTGTTCAACGCCGGCGACTACCACGCGTCCCACGACTGTTTCGAGGACGAGTGGTACAACTACGGCGGCGGCTCAACCGAGAGCGCCTTCCTCCACGGGATGGTGCAGGTCGCCGCCGGCGCGTACAAGCACGTCGACTTCGAGGACGACGGCGGCATGCGGAGCCTGTTCGAGACGGCGCTGCAGTACCTCCACGGGGTCCCCGCGGACTTCTACGGCGTCGAGGTCGAGGACGTCCGCGCGACCCTCCGGCGCGCGCTGGACGACCCGTCGGCGCTCCACGGCTGGCGGATCGAACTCGACGGCCAGCGCGCGACGGCGTACGCCGCCGACTACGAGTACGCCGAGTCGCTGGAGCACTGA
- a CDS encoding HD domain-containing protein, whose product MKAIKDSVHDYITLDPVAADLLDTRTLQRLRHIKQLSTVRLVYPSASHTRFEHSLGVYHLASRALAHLGVDGDRARHLKAAALLHDVGHGPYGHQTEEVIARRTGVDHDEIGDLLGDTDAGAVLERHGLSVDRVAAIVRGEGELGQLVSGELDVDRMDYLVRDAHHTGVPYGTIDHGRLVRELQYRDGALVLAEGNVQTAESLLLARALMDATVYRHHVSRVAGAMLERASERLLESDTGLDVGAFRRMADHDLLVALREHVPELGERIEYRDLYKRAIWADLSATPADVVELTHADERTAEREIADIAGVDDRAVIVDVPGRPTFTEAGSRVVVDGVPQRLEDASELVAGLRAARRAGWRMGVYAPAGDTEAVAAAAEDVLGVRAGPIRD is encoded by the coding sequence ATGAAGGCGATCAAGGACAGCGTCCACGACTACATCACCCTCGACCCGGTCGCCGCGGACCTCCTCGACACGCGCACCCTCCAGCGCCTCCGCCACATCAAGCAGCTCTCGACCGTCCGCCTCGTCTACCCCTCCGCCTCACACACCCGCTTCGAACACTCGCTGGGGGTGTACCACCTCGCCTCCCGCGCGCTGGCGCACCTCGGCGTCGACGGCGACCGCGCGCGCCACCTGAAGGCCGCGGCCCTCCTCCACGACGTCGGCCACGGCCCGTACGGCCACCAGACCGAGGAGGTGATCGCCCGCCGCACCGGCGTCGACCACGACGAGATCGGCGACCTCCTCGGCGACACGGACGCGGGCGCGGTGCTGGAGCGTCACGGGCTCTCGGTCGACCGTGTCGCCGCCATCGTCCGCGGGGAGGGGGAGTTGGGGCAGTTGGTCTCGGGGGAGTTGGACGTCGACCGGATGGACTACCTCGTGCGCGACGCCCACCACACCGGCGTCCCCTACGGCACCATCGACCACGGGCGACTCGTCCGGGAGTTGCAGTACCGCGACGGCGCGCTCGTGCTCGCCGAGGGGAACGTCCAGACCGCCGAGTCGCTGCTGCTGGCGCGCGCGCTGATGGACGCCACCGTCTACCGCCACCACGTCTCGCGCGTCGCCGGCGCGATGCTCGAACGCGCCTCCGAGCGCCTGCTGGAGTCCGACACCGGACTCGACGTCGGGGCGTTCCGGCGGATGGCGGACCACGACCTGCTCGTGGCCCTGCGCGAACACGTCCCCGAGTTGGGCGAGCGCATCGAGTACCGCGACCTCTACAAGCGGGCGATCTGGGCGGACCTGTCGGCGACGCCGGCGGACGTGGTGGAACTGACCCACGCCGACGAGCGCACGGCGGAACGAGAGATCGCCGACATCGCGGGCGTCGACGACCGTGCGGTGATCGTCGACGTACCCGGCCGGCCGACGTTCACCGAAGCTGGCAGCCGGGTCGTCGTCGACGGCGTCCCCCAGCGGCTGGAGGACGCCTCCGAGTTGGTCGCGGGGCTGCGCGCGGCCCGACGCGCCGGCTGGCGGATGGGCGTGTACGCGCCCGCCGGCGACACGGAGGCGGTCGCCGCCGCCGCCGAGGACGTGCTCGGCGTTCGGGCGGGACCGATCAGGGACTGA
- a CDS encoding M42 family metallopeptidase: MDGFDLLRELAESHGPVGHETEPREIVVRELETSVDRVRVDAMGNVVGTIDGDGDRDGGAPELLIAAHMDEIGFVVRHVDDEGFVHVRSLGGWNAEILRSMRVRVHADGGDDPLDGVIGAVPAHVRDTDGEQAVTDVAIDLGLAADEARERVAVGDVVTTRAPTERIGDCVAGKALDDRAGVWATLLAAERAAPDATVHFVATTQEEVGLRGAAGVAADVDPDVAVAVDGTLERSTPGVQPEDRVTTLGDGVGIKHLDATVIPTPSVVRRLEALAEERDIPFQREVADNIGTDTGALQTAAGSTPVGAVSVPVRYHHSTVETAHVADLAATVDLLVAAAEAGPDGLR, encoded by the coding sequence ATGGACGGCTTCGACCTCCTCCGCGAACTCGCCGAGTCACACGGTCCCGTCGGCCACGAGACCGAACCCCGCGAGATCGTCGTTCGCGAACTGGAGACGAGCGTCGACCGCGTCCGCGTCGACGCGATGGGGAACGTCGTCGGCACGATCGATGGCGACGGCGACCGTGACGGCGGCGCCCCCGAACTGCTGATCGCCGCGCACATGGACGAGATCGGCTTCGTCGTCCGCCACGTCGACGACGAGGGCTTCGTCCACGTCCGGTCGCTCGGCGGCTGGAACGCCGAGATCCTCCGGTCGATGCGCGTCAGGGTCCACGCCGACGGCGGCGACGACCCGCTCGACGGCGTGATCGGCGCGGTGCCGGCCCACGTCCGCGACACCGACGGCGAACAGGCCGTGACCGACGTCGCCATCGACCTCGGTCTCGCCGCCGACGAGGCCCGCGAGCGCGTCGCCGTCGGCGACGTGGTGACGACGCGGGCGCCGACCGAACGCATCGGCGACTGCGTCGCCGGGAAGGCGCTCGACGACCGCGCGGGCGTCTGGGCGACGCTGCTCGCCGCCGAGCGCGCAGCCCCCGACGCCACCGTCCACTTCGTCGCGACGACCCAGGAGGAGGTCGGACTGCGCGGCGCCGCGGGCGTCGCCGCCGACGTGGACCCAGACGTCGCCGTCGCGGTCGACGGGACCCTCGAACGCTCGACGCCGGGCGTCCAGCCCGAGGACCGGGTGACGACGCTGGGCGACGGCGTCGGGATCAAACACCTCGATGCGACCGTGATCCCCACCCCCTCGGTCGTCCGGCGCCTCGAAGCGCTCGCCGAAGAGCGCGACATCCCGTTCCAGCGCGAGGTGGCCGACAACATCGGCACCGACACGGGCGCGCTCCAGACCGCGGCGGGGTCGACGCCGGTCGGGGCGGTGTCGGTCCCGGTGCGGTACCACCACTCGACCGTCGAGACGGCCCACGTCGCCGACCTCGCGGCGACGGTCGACCTCCTCGTCGCCGCGGCGGAGGCCGGACCGGACGGACTGCGCTGA
- a CDS encoding DUF6789 family protein: protein MSEPTEVAAGESAAVAETSEELAIPITVKVLGFAMFGGLLGMLVMLPLLVGLPAVLGLFSADPVVEFVPLTGLLGIEPTLALGLALFVAGGTVLLPMVFLVVGAYLPPAEPRALRGATFATVFWTGFVPAFWPEGGAATVAAFLVVSLVAHWVYGVVLAGVLDRTIGIPQHRV from the coding sequence ATGAGCGAACCGACCGAGGTCGCGGCGGGGGAGTCCGCGGCCGTCGCCGAGACGAGCGAGGAGTTGGCGATCCCGATCACGGTCAAGGTGCTCGGGTTCGCGATGTTCGGGGGACTACTGGGGATGTTGGTCATGCTGCCGTTGTTGGTCGGGCTTCCGGCCGTCTTGGGACTGTTCAGCGCCGACCCCGTCGTTGAGTTCGTGCCGCTCACCGGACTGCTCGGCATCGAACCGACGCTCGCGCTGGGGCTGGCGCTGTTCGTCGCCGGCGGCACCGTGTTGCTGCCGATGGTGTTCCTCGTCGTCGGGGCGTACCTCCCGCCGGCGGAGCCGCGGGCGCTGCGCGGGGCGACGTTCGCGACCGTCTTCTGGACCGGGTTCGTCCCCGCGTTCTGGCCGGAGGGCGGCGCCGCGACCGTCGCCGCGTTCCTCGTCGTCTCGCTCGTCGCCCACTGGGTGTACGGCGTCGTGCTCGCCGGTGTGCTCGACCGGACGATCGGCATCCCGCAACACCGGGTGTGA
- a CDS encoding cbb3-type cytochrome c oxidase subunit I, whose product MSADGTSRLATAELPDARTLKRWFVTTNHKDVGLLYVGTSLFFLVFGGVLALLMRTQLWVSRAPGEGLLGPAAYNQAVSAHGLLMVFWFLSPLAIGLANYVVPLQIGAKDLAFPRLNALSYWLYLFSGLLFGVSFFQGTSFSGGWTMYAPLNVPTFMPSLGATTSVFALILFTASVTVGGVNFITTIHRMRAKGLSLWRMPLFTWTILLTVWMMLFAFAALLAALLVLSSDRVLGTMYFAQSSPGGALLWTHLFWFFGHPEVYIVFFPALGVMAEVFQTFTGRRIVGRKWFIAAMILVAVQSFFVWMHHMFLTSISLNVKTIFMATTIGISLPFDLMVFALIYTLKKGDTRFSTPFLFNFGALVLFILGGITGVFLGAVVLDYEFRGTYWVVAHFHYVMVGGVTALIGGIYYWFPKFTGRMYDEFLGKVHFAMYFVGFNLLYFPMFVAWETPRRVFAYQTSLEPWHQLATVGGFLLGSSFLVMFYNLYRSAWAGEEAPDDPWEYASTAEWAVPSPPPLENYEGYPDYTEGELRFLDEETVRAAHDESSAPVGAAAADGGTVVRREGVTPPATAVDTEHDGHESHASVWPVVVAAGAFLTLLGASGIRQGSLVDGTAGGVYLGLLVSGAVVTLGSLVAMTAEPFDGPVVAWAAKWPFGDVENTKLGMWVFLASDVVLFGAFVGAYAFVRVAYGWQSWHDLIPAAHVPLPGLINTYLLLTSSFSVVVAMVAAREEKPRLLIGSLVATFALGVGFLINKALEWQHLFHVHEAAFPTGWDLSTNIASSTFYLTTGLHGAHVAVGLLITLYMIGRASRGAYLGNDEPIEYFGLYWHFVDVVWLFLFPLFYIL is encoded by the coding sequence GTGAGCGCCGACGGCACGAGTCGACTCGCGACGGCGGAGCTACCGGACGCACGGACGCTGAAGCGGTGGTTCGTCACGACCAACCACAAGGACGTCGGGCTACTGTACGTCGGCACGTCGCTGTTCTTCCTCGTGTTCGGGGGCGTGCTGGCGCTGTTGATGCGGACTCAGCTGTGGGTGTCGCGCGCGCCCGGCGAGGGGCTGCTCGGGCCGGCCGCGTACAACCAAGCCGTCTCCGCACACGGCCTGTTGATGGTGTTCTGGTTCCTCTCGCCGCTGGCGATCGGACTGGCGAACTACGTCGTCCCGCTCCAGATCGGCGCCAAGGACCTCGCGTTCCCGCGACTGAACGCCTTGAGCTACTGGCTGTACCTGTTCTCCGGGCTGCTGTTCGGCGTCTCCTTCTTCCAGGGCACCTCCTTCTCGGGCGGGTGGACGATGTACGCGCCGCTGAACGTGCCCACGTTCATGCCGAGCCTCGGGGCCACGACGAGCGTGTTCGCGCTGATCCTGTTCACGGCTTCCGTCACCGTCGGCGGGGTGAACTTCATCACGACCATCCACCGGATGCGCGCGAAGGGGCTGTCGCTGTGGCGGATGCCGCTGTTCACGTGGACCATCCTCCTCACCGTCTGGATGATGCTGTTCGCGTTCGCGGCGCTTTTGGCGGCGCTGCTCGTGCTCTCGTCGGATCGGGTGCTGGGAACGATGTACTTCGCCCAGAGCAGCCCCGGCGGCGCGCTGCTGTGGACGCACCTGTTCTGGTTCTTCGGGCACCCCGAGGTGTACATCGTGTTCTTCCCCGCGCTGGGGGTGATGGCCGAGGTGTTCCAGACGTTCACCGGCCGGCGCATCGTGGGTCGCAAGTGGTTCATCGCGGCGATGATCCTCGTGGCCGTTCAGAGCTTCTTCGTCTGGATGCACCACATGTTCTTGACGAGTATCTCGCTGAACGTCAAGACCATCTTCATGGCGACCACCATCGGCATCTCCCTGCCGTTCGACCTGATGGTGTTCGCGCTCATCTACACGCTGAAGAAGGGGGACACCCGCTTCTCGACGCCGTTCCTGTTCAACTTCGGCGCGCTCGTCCTCTTCATCCTCGGCGGCATCACCGGCGTGTTCCTCGGTGCGGTCGTCCTCGACTACGAGTTCCGCGGCACCTACTGGGTCGTCGCCCACTTCCACTACGTGATGGTCGGCGGCGTGACGGCGCTGATCGGCGGCATCTACTACTGGTTCCCGAAGTTCACCGGGCGCATGTACGACGAGTTCCTCGGGAAGGTCCACTTCGCGATGTACTTCGTCGGCTTCAATCTGCTCTACTTCCCGATGTTCGTCGCCTGGGAGACGCCGCGGCGCGTGTTCGCCTACCAGACCTCGCTGGAGCCGTGGCACCAACTGGCGACGGTCGGGGGGTTCCTCCTCGGCTCGTCGTTCCTCGTCATGTTCTACAACCTCTATCGGAGCGCGTGGGCCGGCGAGGAGGCGCCCGACGACCCGTGGGAGTACGCCAGCACCGCCGAGTGGGCCGTCCCCTCGCCGCCGCCGCTGGAGAACTACGAGGGGTACCCCGACTACACCGAGGGCGAACTCCGGTTCCTCGACGAGGAGACGGTGCGCGCCGCGCACGACGAGTCGAGCGCCCCCGTGGGTGCCGCCGCCGCCGACGGCGGGACGGTCGTCCGTCGCGAGGGCGTGACGCCGCCGGCGACGGCCGTCGACACCGAACACGACGGCCACGAGAGCCACGCGAGCGTGTGGCCAGTCGTCGTCGCCGCGGGCGCGTTCCTCACGCTGTTGGGGGCCTCGGGCATCCGGCAAGGGTCGCTCGTCGACGGGACGGCGGGGGGCGTCTACCTCGGCCTGCTCGTCTCCGGCGCCGTCGTCACGCTGGGGTCGCTGGTGGCGATGACGGCCGAGCCGTTCGACGGGCCGGTCGTCGCGTGGGCCGCCAAGTGGCCGTTCGGCGACGTGGAGAACACCAAACTCGGCATGTGGGTGTTCCTCGCCAGCGACGTCGTGTTGTTCGGCGCGTTCGTCGGCGCGTACGCGTTCGTCAGGGTCGCCTACGGCTGGCAGTCGTGGCACGACCTGATCCCCGCGGCCCACGTCCCGCTCCCGGGGCTGATCAACACGTACCTACTGCTGACGAGCAGTTTCAGCGTCGTCGTCGCGATGGTCGCGGCGCGAGAGGAGAAGCCGCGGCTGCTGATCGGGAGCCTCGTCGCGACGTTCGCGCTCGGGGTCGGGTTCCTGATCAACAAGGCGTTGGAGTGGCAACACCTGTTCCACGTCCACGAGGCCGCGTTCCCGACCGGCTGGGACCTCTCGACGAACATCGCGTCGTCGACGTTCTACCTGACGACCGGGCTACACGGTGCCCACGTCGCGGTCGGCCTGCTGATCACCCTCTACATGATCGGCCGGGCGTCCCGCGGGGCGTACCTCGGAAACGACGAGCCGATCGAGTACTTCGGGCTGTACTGGCACTTCGTCGACGTCGTCTGGCTGTTCCTGTTCCCGCTGTTCTACATCCTGTGA
- the coxB gene encoding cytochrome c oxidase subunit II, with translation MVPFATVRGHGTVLHTGGGGLVPRGTRVQVFDSIFEVFLALGTLVGVVVLGYMVVKAYQYRAAADHDDGDVSRPVLGELPRGSEGGGKLFVSFGMSAIIVVSLVAWTYLTLLYVEDPGRSAADPDAIEVEVIGAQFSWTFVYPNGHRTNVLRAPAGTDVHLSVTSRDVFHNFGVPGLRVKSDAIPGQTTETWFVADEPGTYAAHCYELCGSGHSFMDTEVVIMEPDDYEAWYANTSASDGSTNASAANASGSDGPARLAATAGGVGA, from the coding sequence ATGGTACCGTTCGCCACGGTACGCGGTCACGGGACCGTGCTCCACACCGGCGGGGGCGGCCTCGTGCCCAGAGGCACCCGGGTCCAGGTGTTCGACAGCATCTTCGAGGTGTTCCTCGCGCTCGGGACCCTCGTCGGCGTCGTCGTCCTCGGGTACATGGTGGTGAAGGCGTACCAGTACCGGGCGGCCGCCGACCACGACGACGGCGACGTGTCCCGCCCGGTGCTCGGTGAACTGCCGCGTGGGAGCGAAGGCGGGGGGAAGCTGTTCGTCTCCTTCGGCATGAGCGCGATCATCGTCGTCTCGCTCGTCGCGTGGACGTACCTGACCCTGCTGTACGTCGAAGACCCCGGCCGCAGCGCCGCCGACCCCGACGCGATCGAAGTCGAGGTGATCGGCGCGCAGTTCTCGTGGACGTTCGTCTACCCGAACGGGCACCGGACGAACGTCCTGCGCGCGCCCGCCGGCACCGACGTGCACCTGTCGGTCACGTCGCGGGACGTGTTCCACAACTTCGGCGTGCCGGGCTTGCGGGTGAAAAGCGACGCCATCCCCGGCCAGACGACGGAGACGTGGTTCGTCGCCGACGAGCCGGGCACGTACGCCGCCCACTGCTACGAGCTGTGCGGCTCGGGCCACTCGTTCATGGACACCGAGGTCGTGATCATGGAGCCGGACGACTACGAGGCGTGGTACGCGAACACGTCGGCGAGCGACGGCTCGACGAACGCGAGCGCCGCGAACGCGTCGGGCTCCGACGGGCCGGCGCGCCTCGCGGCGACCGCCGGCGGGGTGGGCGCGTGA
- a CDS encoding DUF7537 family lipoprotein, with product MGAGTRRSLWIAAGVALLVVLAGCTGGGGAPYEEPPSAEQVEAGHEEALRDAGSYTYTQSVRVNGSFVDVTSNTTAAVELDPETYRWRQETGDGSLEIYAPADDRPYVRTQAGSTIRYERADNDSVPNASAVATVPLSDLSEGFDFTANGTAQVDGERTYLYEANLSTLNESAVGPIGEAFADADATEATVDVYVRSDGLVKRVDWTFVVEGFGEPTRLSLTLAYEDVGSTTVEEPSWLEEAQSATS from the coding sequence ATGGGAGCAGGTACACGACGGTCCCTCTGGATAGCTGCGGGAGTCGCCCTCCTCGTCGTTCTCGCCGGTTGCACCGGCGGCGGCGGCGCGCCGTACGAGGAGCCACCCTCCGCCGAGCAGGTCGAGGCGGGCCACGAGGAGGCGTTGCGCGACGCGGGGAGCTACACGTACACCCAGTCGGTGAGGGTGAACGGGAGCTTCGTCGACGTCACGAGCAACACGACCGCGGCAGTCGAGTTGGACCCCGAGACGTACCGCTGGAGGCAGGAGACCGGCGACGGGAGCCTCGAGATCTACGCGCCGGCCGACGACCGGCCGTACGTCCGGACGCAGGCCGGGAGCACGATCCGCTACGAGCGCGCGGACAACGACTCGGTCCCGAACGCCAGCGCCGTCGCCACGGTGCCGCTGTCGGACCTCTCGGAGGGGTTCGACTTCACGGCCAACGGCACCGCGCAGGTCGACGGCGAGCGGACGTACCTGTACGAGGCGAACCTCTCGACGCTGAACGAGTCGGCGGTCGGTCCCATCGGCGAGGCGTTCGCCGATGCGGACGCGACCGAGGCGACCGTCGACGTGTACGTCCGCTCTGACGGGCTGGTGAAGCGGGTGGACTGGACGTTCGTCGTAGAGGGCTTCGGCGAGCCGACCCGTCTGTCGCTGACGCTCGCGTACGAGGACGTCGGCTCGACGACGGTCGAGGAGCCGTCGTGGCTGGAGGAGGCGCAGTCGGCGACGAGCTAA
- a CDS encoding HD domain-containing protein, with protein MTTIKDSVHDHISVDGVAADLLDTGPVQRLRRVAQLGTVKLVYPSANHTRFEHSLGVYHLADRALDSIGIEGVEGERVRAAALLHDIGHAPFSHNVEELLHRHTGLYHDDVSDLLVGTEVAEVLEDHDLDPERVAGLIAGEGQYGQIVSGELDVDRMDYLVRDAHHTGVPYGTIDHERLIRELTFADGDLVLDEGNVQTAESLLMARALMTPTVYAHPVARISKAMLRRATERLLGNPDIGAHDVRRMDDFDLISALRTTPETAAFAERYDRRDLYKRAVWAEYDDTPDGLRATDHESIRALEADIAARAAVAADEVVLDVPGEPSMTESTSEVLVNGEVRRLGDHSPLVEGLRTAQKQQWRMGVYTVADATERVGKAAVDVLGLDVDGTLVSDVRRRVNASLDEFEAGAGE; from the coding sequence ATGACGACGATCAAAGACTCCGTCCACGACCACATCTCCGTGGACGGTGTCGCGGCGGACCTCCTCGACACGGGACCGGTCCAGCGGCTGCGGCGGGTCGCCCAACTCGGGACGGTGAAGCTGGTGTACCCCTCGGCGAACCACACCCGCTTCGAGCACTCGCTGGGCGTGTACCACCTCGCGGACCGCGCGCTCGACTCCATCGGTATCGAGGGCGTCGAGGGCGAACGGGTGCGGGCGGCGGCGCTGCTCCACGACATCGGCCACGCCCCCTTCTCGCACAACGTCGAGGAGTTGCTCCACCGTCACACCGGTCTGTACCACGACGACGTGTCCGACCTGCTCGTCGGGACGGAGGTCGCGGAGGTGCTGGAGGACCACGACCTCGACCCCGAGCGCGTCGCCGGTCTCATCGCCGGCGAGGGGCAGTACGGACAGATCGTCTCGGGGGAGTTGGACGTCGACCGGATGGACTACCTCGTGCGCGACGCCCACCACACCGGCGTCCCCTACGGCACCATCGACCACGAGCGACTGATCCGCGAACTGACGTTCGCCGACGGCGACCTCGTGCTCGACGAGGGGAACGTCCAGACCGCCGAGTCGCTGCTGATGGCGCGTGCGCTGATGACGCCGACGGTGTACGCCCACCCGGTCGCGCGCATCTCGAAGGCGATGCTCCGGCGCGCGACCGAACGGCTCCTCGGGAACCCCGACATCGGCGCCCACGACGTCCGGCGGATGGACGACTTCGACCTGATCTCAGCGCTCCGGACGACCCCCGAGACGGCGGCGTTCGCCGAACGGTACGACCGACGCGACCTGTACAAGCGCGCGGTGTGGGCCGAGTACGACGACACGCCCGACGGTCTCCGGGCGACCGACCACGAGTCGATCCGGGCGCTGGAAGCCGACATCGCGGCGCGCGCCGCCGTCGCCGCCGACGAGGTGGTGCTCGACGTGCCGGGAGAACCGTCGATGACGGAGTCGACCTCCGAGGTGCTCGTCAACGGCGAGGTGCGTCGCCTCGGCGACCACTCCCCGCTCGTCGAGGGGCTGCGCACGGCCCAGAAACAGCAGTGGCGGATGGGCGTGTACACCGTCGCCGACGCGACCGAACGGGTCGGCAAAGCCGCCGTCGACGTGCTCGGACTCGACGTCGACGGGACGCTCGTGTCGGACGTGCGCCGGCGCGTGAACGCGAGCCTCGACGAGTTCGAGGCGGGGGCGGGCGAATGA
- a CDS encoding inositol monophosphatase family protein gives MTKEGDDAGADRAAVAEAAARAGAAVAGDRFRRGIDVERKGGKTDVVTEADRDSQRRVIERVRETFPDDAVVGEEEDVRKTVPDDGAAWVVDPIDGTNNYVRDIRAFATAVAAVVDGEPVASAIALPAMDDVYVADGDTVRRNGDPVAVSDREDPETAAATPTVWWDFDARDEYAAACTAIVARFGDLRRFGSAQVTLAMVAAGALDATITNVACNPWDTVAGVHMVRTAGGTATDLDGEPWRHDSTGLVVSNGPLHDEALAAARAIRAEADG, from the coding sequence ATGACGAAGGAGGGAGACGACGCCGGTGCCGACCGCGCCGCCGTCGCGGAGGCGGCCGCGCGGGCCGGCGCCGCGGTCGCCGGCGACCGGTTCCGCCGCGGCATCGACGTCGAGCGCAAGGGCGGGAAGACGGACGTCGTGACCGAGGCCGACCGCGACAGCCAGCGACGAGTGATCGAACGCGTCCGCGAGACGTTCCCCGACGACGCCGTCGTCGGCGAGGAGGAGGACGTGCGCAAGACGGTCCCGGACGACGGCGCCGCGTGGGTGGTCGATCCCATCGACGGCACGAACAACTACGTCCGGGACATCCGGGCGTTCGCGACCGCCGTCGCGGCCGTCGTCGACGGCGAGCCGGTCGCCTCGGCTATCGCGCTCCCCGCGATGGACGACGTGTACGTCGCGGACGGCGACACGGTTCGGCGCAACGGCGACCCGGTGGCCGTGAGCGACCGTGAGGACCCGGAGACGGCGGCGGCGACGCCGACCGTCTGGTGGGACTTCGACGCCCGCGACGAGTACGCCGCGGCCTGTACCGCGATCGTCGCGCGCTTCGGCGACCTCCGGCGGTTCGGCTCCGCGCAGGTGACGCTCGCGATGGTCGCCGCGGGCGCCCTCGACGCGACGATCACGAACGTCGCGTGCAACCCGTGGGACACCGTCGCTGGCGTCCACATGGTGCGGACGGCCGGCGGCACCGCCACGGATCTCGACGGGGAGCCGTGGCGCCACGACTCCACGGGACTGGTCGTCTCGAACGGCCCGCTCCACGACGAGGCGCTGGCGGCCGCGCGGGCGATCCGGGCCGAGGCGGACGGGTAG